The proteins below are encoded in one region of Acidobacteriota bacterium:
- a CDS encoding type II toxin-antitoxin system HicB family antitoxin, producing the protein MTFTIELEREDDGRWLAEVPALPGVLCYGTSRDEAVARVQALALRVIAERLELRETPSDFLNVTFNAA; encoded by the coding sequence GTGACCTTCACCATCGAACTCGAGCGGGAAGACGACGGACGCTGGCTCGCCGAGGTACCGGCTCTGCCCGGCGTGCTTTGCTATGGCACCAGCCGCGATGAGGCCGTCGCCCGGGTGCAGGCCCTCGCGCTCCGGGTGATCGCCGAGCGTCTCGAACTTCGCGAGACGCCGTCTGACTTCCTGAACGTCACCTTCAACGCCGCGTGA
- a CDS encoding type II toxin-antitoxin system HicA family toxin: MSNWPARNARRVLTALIRNGWVEKRRSGSHRTLARPDWPDIVFAFHDDEELGLRMLARISKQTHLRPEGL; this comes from the coding sequence GTGAGCAACTGGCCCGCCAGGAACGCACGGCGCGTTCTCACCGCGTTGATACGAAACGGCTGGGTCGAGAAACGCCGCTCGGGTTCCCACCGCACACTCGCTCGTCCGGATTGGCCAGACATCGTGTTCGCGTTTCACGATGACGAGGAACTCGGCCTCAGGATGCTCGCCAGAATCAGCAAACAGACGCACTTGCGTCCCGAAGGCCTGTAG
- a CDS encoding RNA-binding S4 domain-containing protein: MPDLLISDRPLRLDVWLDVACLCKTRSEAQRAIKGGKVEVNGERPKQNRDIKPGDTVTLTRPLGRKQVVRVTGTCEQHLPKADARTLLYEDITPPPTPEERAFLQLLKDTRPRGPAVAPDKRERRELRRLKGRE, encoded by the coding sequence GTGCCCGATCTGCTGATCTCCGACCGGCCCCTTCGTCTCGACGTGTGGCTCGATGTCGCCTGTCTCTGCAAGACGCGGTCGGAGGCGCAGCGGGCGATCAAGGGCGGCAAGGTCGAGGTCAACGGCGAGCGGCCCAAGCAGAACCGCGACATCAAGCCGGGCGACACCGTCACGCTGACGCGGCCGCTCGGGCGCAAACAGGTGGTCCGCGTGACCGGCACCTGCGAGCAGCACCTGCCCAAGGCCGACGCCAGGACCTTGCTCTACGAGGACATCACCCCGCCACCCACGCCCGAAGAACGCGCGTTCCTCCAGTTGCTGAAGGACACGCGCCCGAGGGGTCCCGCCGTGGCCCCGGACAAACGCGAACGGCGAGAGCTACGCCGCCTCAAAGGGCGGGAGTAG
- the rpsT gene encoding 30S ribosomal protein S20 produces MANHESALKAHKQSVANRDRNRQARTRLRTALKTIRKAIVANDAAGAKAGLSATVSLIDKMAKKGVIHDNAASRYKSRIAKRLNGLAA; encoded by the coding sequence TTGGCAAATCACGAGTCGGCGCTGAAGGCGCACAAGCAGAGCGTCGCCAATCGCGATCGCAACCGGCAGGCGCGGACGCGTCTTCGCACGGCCCTGAAGACCATCCGCAAGGCCATCGTCGCCAACGACGCCGCTGGCGCCAAGGCCGGCCTCAGCGCCACCGTCTCGCTCATCGACAAGATGGCGAAGAAGGGCGTCATCCACGACAACGCCGCCTCGCGGTACAAGTCGCGGATCGCGAAGCGCCTCAACGGCCTCGCCGCGTAA
- the holA gene encoding DNA polymerase III subunit delta, whose translation MTSRELSAALARGTVAPVYLVIGDDEVGKDEVVAALTGLVEEDLRGFNVERFTAGDARPDDVVSAVRTLPMLGDRRVVVFAHVERLFKGRRKAADADDEASGDEAPAPDPGGLEGYLANPEPSNVLVLVGTDINRTTKLGKALDARATAVTCEGFVAEGFNGAQAALRDAMQFAAERFKAAGKRIDPAGLTALVERAGPDIVRLRKDIETLVLFVGDAPAVTEQDVRLVVGAAQQFDDWAVTNAIASGDAPAALRHVQLMVDNGSSPFQMLGQLGWWIRTRMAQAAPDRVGAAVRALFRADGASKLGRDPQVVLERLVVELCGPGRRPSAGSRRGR comes from the coding sequence GTGACGTCGCGTGAACTCTCCGCCGCTCTCGCACGCGGCACCGTCGCGCCCGTCTATCTGGTCATCGGCGACGACGAGGTGGGTAAGGACGAGGTCGTCGCCGCACTCACGGGACTCGTCGAGGAAGACCTGCGCGGCTTCAACGTGGAGCGCTTCACCGCCGGCGACGCGCGTCCCGATGATGTGGTGAGCGCGGTGCGCACGCTGCCGATGCTCGGCGACCGGCGCGTGGTGGTGTTCGCGCACGTCGAGCGGCTCTTCAAGGGGCGCAGGAAAGCCGCAGACGCCGATGACGAGGCAAGCGGCGACGAGGCACCGGCGCCCGATCCCGGCGGACTCGAAGGCTATCTCGCCAATCCCGAACCGTCGAACGTGCTCGTGCTCGTGGGCACCGACATCAATCGCACGACGAAGCTGGGGAAGGCGCTCGACGCGCGTGCCACGGCCGTCACGTGCGAGGGATTCGTTGCCGAGGGATTCAACGGCGCCCAGGCGGCGCTGCGCGACGCAATGCAGTTTGCTGCCGAGCGGTTCAAGGCGGCGGGCAAGCGCATCGATCCCGCGGGGCTCACGGCGCTGGTCGAACGTGCTGGACCGGATATCGTTCGCTTACGGAAAGATATCGAGACGCTGGTGCTGTTCGTGGGCGACGCGCCAGCCGTCACCGAACAGGACGTGCGCCTGGTGGTTGGCGCGGCGCAGCAGTTCGACGACTGGGCCGTGACCAACGCGATTGCGTCAGGCGACGCGCCGGCGGCGCTGCGGCACGTGCAGCTCATGGTCGACAACGGGTCGTCGCCCTTCCAGATGCTTGGACAGCTCGGATGGTGGATCCGCACGCGGATGGCGCAGGCCGCACCCGATCGCGTGGGTGCAGCGGTGCGGGCCCTGTTCAGGGCCGACGGCGCGAGCAAGCTCGGACGCGACCCGCAGGTGGTGCTGGAACGGCTGGTGGTGGAGCTGTGTGGCCCCGGTCGCCGACCGTCGGCTGGAAGCCGGCGAGGCAGGTAG
- a CDS encoding LptE family protein, with amino-acid sequence MTVDRRRRSLLWAVLGVAGAATTGCGYSLAGRGNFLPSYIRVIGIPMFANNTSVYDIEQQFTERVRTEFLGRGRYQVVPQVEGADAVLNGTVAGLSLEPSGFNEQQQATRYLLRVNLKIEFRDVKANKLIWENPSLEIVDEYDLTTGQGALDPSAFLGQNRSAADRVADTVARRTVSSILEAF; translated from the coding sequence ATGACCGTCGATCGACGCCGGCGTTCGTTGCTCTGGGCCGTCCTCGGAGTTGCCGGTGCGGCGACGACGGGGTGCGGGTATTCGTTGGCTGGACGCGGCAACTTCCTGCCGTCGTACATCCGCGTGATCGGCATCCCGATGTTCGCCAACAACACGTCGGTATACGACATCGAGCAGCAGTTCACCGAGCGCGTGCGCACCGAATTCCTCGGTCGCGGCAGGTACCAGGTGGTGCCGCAGGTCGAAGGTGCCGATGCCGTGCTCAATGGGACCGTGGCGGGACTCAGCCTCGAACCCAGCGGCTTCAACGAGCAGCAGCAGGCCACGCGGTATCTCCTGCGCGTGAACCTGAAGATCGAGTTCCGCGACGTCAAGGCCAACAAGTTGATCTGGGAGAACCCGTCGCTGGAGATCGTCGACGAGTACGACCTCACGACCGGGCAGGGTGCCCTCGATCCGTCGGCGTTCCTCGGCCAGAACCGCTCCGCGGCAGACCGCGTCGCCGATACCGTCGCGCGCCGCACCGTCTCGTCGATCCTCGAGGCGTTTTGA
- a CDS encoding leucine--tRNA ligase, which produces MADYSPQSIEQKWQERWTATGAFEVAEDASKPAFYCLEMFAYPSGRAHVGHVRNYMIGDVVARLKRMQGANVLHPFGWDAFGLPAENAAIKNGLHPEQWTLDNIAYMKGQLQRLGISYAWGRELATCLPDYYRWNQWLFNRMLERDLAYRRRSTVNWCPSCLTVLANEQVIDGACWRCGSQVTSRELEQWFLRITHYAEELLEGTYNLPDWPEKVLTMQRNWIGKSEGVQATFPIADDEGRATAAGIEVFTTRIDTIFGATFVLIAPEHELVEVFAAESHDPAGFRRQAERFRQQDRLGRMSGEVEKEGFDTGRRVLNPFTGETVPVWVANFVLGGYGTGAIMAVPAHDVRDFEFARKYDLPVRVVVKPVGELSAAASAEADGATMTEAFVEDGESVASDEFSGLPTREAWAKMAASAEARGIGTRTIQYRLKDWGVSRQRYWGTPIPVIHCPACGVVPVPDDQLPVVLPKIVEFTGKGESPLAQLPEFVNVVCPACGAEARRETDTMDTFFDSSWYFYRFTDAKNDTLPFDPAKCNYWAPVDFYSGGVEHAILHLIYSRFFARVFRDLGMVAHDEPFTRLLTQGMVLKDGQVMSKSKGNVVDPDEMIAKYGADALRLYVMFVAPPEKEVEWTDTGLEGSYRFLTRVWRFVEPLAPFLAAAPAVSEIAGFSAPERALRRKAHQTVARLSEDLYPRVHLNTAISGLMELVNELYAFGDATGLFKPGRRAAADTDALPSAPDVPASTLAAAREAVEALVRLLSPFAPHMSEELWEMLGHDGGIVAAGWPASDADVAREEAIEMPVQVNGKVRGRVTVPAGAADDVVQAAALAEPGVKAHTEGRTIVKVIIATGRLVSVVVR; this is translated from the coding sequence GTGGCCGACTATTCCCCGCAATCCATCGAGCAGAAGTGGCAGGAACGCTGGACCGCGACAGGGGCCTTCGAGGTCGCTGAAGACGCGTCGAAGCCGGCGTTCTACTGCCTGGAGATGTTCGCCTATCCGTCGGGCCGGGCCCATGTGGGGCACGTCCGCAACTACATGATTGGCGACGTCGTCGCGCGCCTGAAGCGCATGCAGGGGGCCAATGTCCTCCATCCGTTCGGGTGGGACGCCTTCGGGTTGCCCGCCGAGAACGCCGCGATCAAGAACGGCCTGCACCCGGAGCAGTGGACCCTCGACAACATCGCGTACATGAAGGGCCAGTTGCAGCGCCTCGGCATCAGCTATGCCTGGGGACGCGAGCTGGCGACCTGCCTGCCGGACTACTACCGCTGGAACCAGTGGCTCTTCAACCGGATGCTGGAGCGCGATCTGGCGTACCGTCGCCGGTCGACCGTCAACTGGTGTCCGAGCTGTCTCACCGTCCTGGCCAACGAGCAGGTGATCGACGGCGCGTGCTGGCGCTGCGGCTCGCAGGTCACGTCGCGCGAACTGGAGCAGTGGTTCCTGCGCATCACGCACTACGCCGAGGAGCTGCTCGAAGGCACGTACAACCTGCCCGACTGGCCCGAGAAGGTGCTGACGATGCAGCGCAACTGGATCGGGAAGTCGGAGGGCGTGCAGGCGACGTTCCCGATTGCCGACGATGAGGGGCGTGCCACGGCCGCGGGCATCGAGGTCTTCACGACGCGCATCGACACGATCTTCGGCGCGACGTTCGTCCTCATCGCGCCCGAGCACGAGCTCGTGGAAGTGTTCGCCGCCGAGTCGCACGATCCCGCGGGCTTCCGCCGCCAGGCCGAGCGCTTCAGGCAGCAGGATCGCCTGGGCCGGATGTCGGGCGAGGTGGAGAAGGAAGGCTTTGACACGGGCCGGCGCGTGCTCAATCCCTTCACCGGCGAGACGGTGCCTGTGTGGGTGGCCAACTTCGTGCTCGGCGGCTACGGCACCGGCGCGATCATGGCCGTGCCCGCGCACGACGTGCGCGATTTCGAGTTCGCGCGGAAGTACGACCTGCCGGTGCGGGTCGTCGTCAAGCCTGTCGGCGAGCTGTCCGCCGCAGCCTCGGCGGAGGCGGACGGCGCAACGATGACCGAGGCGTTCGTGGAGGACGGCGAGAGCGTCGCGTCCGACGAATTCAGCGGCCTGCCGACGCGCGAGGCCTGGGCGAAGATGGCCGCGTCGGCGGAAGCGCGCGGGATCGGGACGCGCACCATCCAGTACCGTCTCAAGGACTGGGGCGTGTCGCGCCAGCGGTACTGGGGCACGCCGATTCCCGTCATCCACTGCCCGGCGTGCGGCGTGGTGCCGGTGCCCGACGATCAGCTGCCCGTGGTGCTGCCGAAGATCGTCGAGTTCACGGGAAAGGGGGAGTCGCCGCTCGCGCAACTGCCCGAGTTCGTGAACGTGGTGTGTCCGGCGTGCGGCGCGGAGGCGCGGCGTGAAACCGACACGATGGACACGTTCTTCGACTCGTCCTGGTACTTCTACAGGTTCACCGACGCGAAGAACGACACGCTGCCGTTCGATCCGGCGAAGTGCAACTACTGGGCCCCCGTCGACTTCTACAGCGGCGGCGTGGAGCACGCCATCCTGCACCTGATCTACTCGCGCTTCTTCGCGCGCGTGTTCCGCGATCTCGGCATGGTGGCGCACGACGAGCCGTTCACGCGTCTGCTCACGCAGGGCATGGTGCTCAAGGACGGACAGGTCATGTCCAAGTCCAAGGGCAACGTCGTCGATCCCGACGAGATGATCGCGAAGTACGGGGCAGACGCGCTGCGTCTCTACGTGATGTTCGTGGCGCCGCCGGAGAAGGAAGTCGAGTGGACCGACACGGGGCTCGAGGGGAGCTATCGCTTCCTCACGCGCGTGTGGCGGTTCGTGGAGCCGCTGGCGCCGTTCCTCGCTGCCGCGCCGGCCGTGTCCGAGATCGCCGGGTTCTCGGCGCCCGAACGCGCACTACGCCGCAAGGCGCATCAGACGGTCGCGCGGCTCTCGGAGGATCTGTATCCGCGCGTGCACCTCAACACCGCCATCTCGGGACTGATGGAGTTGGTCAACGAGCTCTACGCGTTCGGCGACGCCACGGGGCTGTTCAAGCCCGGACGTCGAGCGGCGGCCGATACCGACGCCCTGCCGTCGGCGCCGGACGTGCCTGCGAGTACGCTGGCTGCCGCGCGCGAGGCCGTCGAAGCCCTCGTGCGTCTCCTGTCGCCCTTCGCGCCGCACATGTCCGAGGAACTCTGGGAGATGCTCGGGCACGACGGCGGGATCGTGGCGGCGGGGTGGCCGGCGAGCGACGCCGATGTCGCGCGCGAGGAAGCGATCGAGATGCCGGTGCAGGTCAACGGCAAGGTGCGCGGGCGTGTCACGGTCCCCGCCGGTGCGGCAGACGATGTGGTGCAGGCGGCGGCACTGGCGGAACCCGGTGTCAAGGCGCATACCGAGGGCAGGACGATCGTGAAGGTCATCATCGCGACGGGCCGTCTGGTGAGCGTGGTGGTGCGATGA
- a CDS encoding glycoside hydrolase family 2 — MLRTFRAVSLALLVVGVPALAAAQAPSIPRPEFPNPQFERADWLNLNGPWRFAFDDGDAGVRERWYAGERTFDRQIVVPFAFESPKSGIGDRTFHPVVWYARDVEVPAAWKGRRVLLKFGAVDYRATVWLNGQKLGDHEGGSTPFSFDITDVARDGANRIVLRAEDPPTDRFIPRGKQYWKERSEGIFYTRTTGIWQTVWLEAVGDSYLTHVRTHPAMDGAVRFDARIARAGDGQILRATVRRGDVEVVRGEATTEGGRASLGLTVHDPVRWNIGQGNLYDVTLELVRGTTVLDRVQTYYGYREIVVDGQALQFNGRRAYLKMVLDQGYWPESLLTPPSDEAIQYDIKTMQAMGFNGARKHQKVEDPRFLYWADRLGFLVSGEMANAYLYDDQYVGRFTREWLEVLERDINHPSIVMWIPINESWGTPNLRDARQQAHLKANYMLTKSIDQTRLVIENDGWEHVDTTDVFGIHDYARTGEMLAQKYAVLEKPDARIPDNSRAALVPGYAYNGSPIFLSEFGGIAYHVPGSPAPEGAWGYSGVEKTPESALARLRGLYEGIAKVPRIIGICYTQLTDVEQEINGLLTYDRKPKFDVAAIKALNDMLR; from the coding sequence ATGCTCAGGACGTTTCGTGCAGTCAGCCTTGCGCTGCTGGTGGTCGGCGTGCCCGCGCTTGCGGCCGCGCAAGCGCCGTCGATTCCACGGCCCGAGTTCCCGAATCCGCAGTTCGAGCGAGCGGACTGGCTGAACCTGAACGGTCCCTGGCGATTCGCGTTCGACGATGGGGATGCGGGCGTGCGGGAGCGGTGGTACGCGGGCGAACGGACGTTCGATCGGCAGATCGTGGTGCCGTTCGCGTTCGAGAGTCCGAAGAGCGGCATCGGTGATCGCACGTTCCATCCCGTCGTCTGGTATGCCCGCGACGTGGAGGTGCCGGCGGCGTGGAAGGGGCGGCGCGTGCTTCTCAAGTTCGGCGCCGTGGACTACCGCGCCACGGTCTGGCTGAACGGCCAGAAGCTCGGCGACCACGAAGGCGGCAGCACACCCTTCAGTTTCGACATCACCGACGTCGCGCGCGACGGCGCCAACAGGATCGTCCTCCGTGCCGAAGACCCTCCGACCGATCGCTTCATCCCGCGCGGCAAGCAGTACTGGAAGGAGAGGTCCGAAGGCATCTTCTACACGCGCACGACGGGCATCTGGCAGACGGTGTGGCTGGAGGCCGTGGGCGACAGCTACCTCACGCACGTCCGCACGCATCCTGCGATGGATGGCGCCGTCCGCTTCGACGCGCGGATAGCGCGCGCCGGCGACGGCCAGATCCTGCGAGCCACCGTGCGGCGCGGCGATGTGGAAGTCGTGCGCGGCGAGGCCACCACCGAAGGCGGACGGGCATCGCTCGGCCTCACCGTCCACGATCCGGTGCGGTGGAACATCGGGCAGGGCAACCTGTACGACGTCACGCTCGAACTGGTGCGCGGCACCACGGTGCTCGATCGCGTGCAGACCTACTACGGCTATCGGGAGATCGTTGTCGACGGACAGGCGCTGCAGTTCAACGGCCGCCGCGCCTATCTCAAGATGGTGCTCGACCAGGGCTACTGGCCCGAGTCGCTGCTGACGCCGCCGTCCGACGAGGCCATCCAGTACGACATCAAGACGATGCAGGCGATGGGCTTCAACGGTGCGCGCAAGCACCAGAAGGTGGAGGATCCGCGGTTCCTGTACTGGGCGGACAGGCTCGGATTCCTCGTGTCCGGCGAGATGGCCAACGCCTACCTGTATGACGACCAGTACGTCGGCCGGTTCACGCGCGAGTGGCTCGAGGTACTGGAACGCGACATCAACCATCCGTCGATCGTGATGTGGATTCCGATCAACGAGAGCTGGGGCACGCCGAATCTGCGCGACGCGCGCCAGCAGGCGCACCTCAAGGCCAACTACATGCTCACGAAGTCGATCGACCAGACGCGCCTGGTCATCGAGAACGACGGATGGGAACACGTGGACACGACCGACGTGTTCGGCATCCACGACTACGCGCGCACGGGCGAGATGCTCGCGCAGAAGTACGCAGTGCTGGAGAAGCCCGACGCGCGCATCCCCGACAACAGCCGCGCCGCGCTGGTCCCGGGTTATGCGTACAACGGGTCGCCGATCTTCCTGTCTGAGTTCGGCGGCATCGCCTATCACGTCCCTGGCTCGCCCGCACCGGAGGGCGCGTGGGGCTATTCGGGCGTCGAGAAGACGCCGGAGTCAGCACTCGCCCGGTTGCGCGGCCTCTACGAGGGCATCGCGAAGGTGCCGCGCATCATCGGCATCTGTTACACGCAGTTGACCGACGTCGAGCAGGAGATCAACGGGCTCCTCACCTACGATCGCAAGCCGAAGTTCGACGTCGCCGCGATCAAGGCGCTCAATGACATGCTCAGGTGA
- the lnt gene encoding apolipoprotein N-acyltransferase — protein sequence MLYALSMPKPALAPLGWVALAPLCLAVARSATRPAPRGMRPFLLGLTAGLVAFAGTVSWTSDVLAIFGGLNAVLAWALAALLIAYLAIYPALFSVALTTALVRGGLPALALAPVLWVGTEWLRGTLFTGFPWVLLGYSQADAIAPLQVTSLVGIYGLSGLVACPSAALALLLVPDRRRARTRIVGAAVLVTLPLLLAAWGQWRVRGEALIQGPAVRVAAIQGNIPQDEKWDPAHRDTILQRYLLLTRQAALQGVDLAIWPESSTPFVFGRDAALTAAMRDGLADVRIPVVFGTDEVIGPKEFYNSAMVMDAAGRIAGSYRKMQLVPFGEYIPVRPLLFFAEPLVEGFSDFSAGREVTLLPIGEHRLSVAVCYEAVFPWLSRRAVREGSQLLTTITNDAWYGWSAAPHQHFQQARVRAVETGRYLVRSANTGISAIIDPYGRIVVQSPLFETGTWAGEVRWLDGTTPYVRIGDSLAWACTMVTVLLLALGVAGARAGLT from the coding sequence GTGCTGTACGCCCTCAGCATGCCCAAGCCGGCGCTGGCGCCCCTCGGATGGGTTGCGCTGGCGCCGCTGTGCCTGGCCGTCGCACGCTCGGCCACCCGCCCCGCGCCGCGCGGGATGCGGCCGTTCCTGCTCGGACTCACCGCCGGCCTTGTCGCGTTCGCCGGCACCGTGTCGTGGACCTCCGATGTGCTGGCGATCTTCGGCGGGCTGAACGCCGTGCTCGCCTGGGCGCTCGCGGCGCTCCTCATCGCGTACCTTGCCATCTATCCGGCCCTGTTCAGTGTCGCGCTGACCACAGCGCTGGTGCGTGGCGGCCTGCCCGCGCTCGCGCTGGCACCGGTGCTCTGGGTGGGCACCGAATGGCTGCGCGGCACGCTCTTCACGGGATTCCCGTGGGTGCTGCTCGGATACAGCCAGGCCGACGCGATCGCGCCGCTCCAGGTGACGAGCCTCGTCGGGATTTACGGACTCTCGGGTCTCGTGGCGTGCCCATCGGCAGCCCTGGCGCTGTTGCTCGTACCGGACCGGCGACGGGCGCGCACGCGCATCGTTGGTGCCGCGGTGCTCGTCACGTTGCCGCTGCTGCTGGCCGCATGGGGGCAGTGGCGCGTGCGGGGCGAGGCGCTGATTCAGGGGCCTGCCGTGCGTGTGGCGGCCATACAGGGCAACATCCCGCAGGACGAGAAGTGGGATCCCGCGCATCGCGACACGATTCTGCAGCGATATCTACTGCTGACGCGTCAGGCCGCGCTGCAGGGCGTCGATCTGGCGATCTGGCCCGAGTCGTCGACACCCTTCGTCTTCGGTCGCGATGCCGCGCTCACCGCCGCGATGCGCGACGGTCTCGCGGACGTCCGCATTCCCGTCGTCTTCGGCACCGACGAGGTCATCGGTCCGAAGGAGTTCTACAACTCCGCGATGGTGATGGACGCCGCCGGTCGTATCGCCGGCTCGTATCGCAAGATGCAGCTCGTGCCGTTCGGCGAATACATCCCCGTGCGGCCGCTGCTGTTCTTCGCCGAGCCGCTCGTCGAGGGATTCTCGGATTTCAGCGCCGGGCGCGAGGTGACGCTGCTGCCGATTGGCGAGCATCGGCTGTCGGTGGCCGTGTGTTACGAAGCCGTGTTCCCGTGGCTCTCGCGACGCGCCGTACGCGAGGGCAGCCAGTTGCTCACGACGATCACCAACGACGCGTGGTACGGCTGGTCTGCGGCGCCCCATCAGCACTTCCAGCAGGCGCGCGTCCGCGCCGTCGAGACGGGCCGCTACCTCGTGCGCTCGGCCAACACCGGCATCAGCGCCATCATCGATCCCTACGGCCGCATCGTCGTGCAGTCGCCGCTGTTCGAAACGGGTACGTGGGCGGGCGAGGTCCGCTGGCTCGACGGCACCACGCCGTACGTCCGCATTGGCGATTCCCTGGCATGGGCCTGCACGATGGTCACCGTGCTTCTACTGGCGCTGGGAGTCGCTGGAGCGCGGGCCGGGCTCACCTGA
- a CDS encoding SPOR domain-containing protein translates to MAHELHDDGFHEIQLSGKQLVFLFMATTVVSAVIFLCGILVGRGVHTARGLSGTGIADATSIGVDDDTAAAPSTGEPTPVAGLSYPETLPARDAAPAPVAAGAASDLASTTTPAPTPPPSVEPTPAPTELAKAAPPTPAPPPATPAAAPTATPAAPPAPAEDGGFTVQVTALKNRPEADAIAQRLQSRGYKAYVVAPPAGGQVIYKVRVGMDLQRQEADAVMRRLQKEEKFKPWITR, encoded by the coding sequence ATGGCCCACGAACTTCACGACGACGGCTTTCACGAGATTCAGCTGAGCGGCAAGCAGCTGGTGTTCCTGTTCATGGCGACGACAGTCGTGTCGGCCGTGATCTTTCTCTGCGGGATCCTGGTCGGGCGCGGCGTCCATACGGCGCGCGGTCTCTCCGGCACCGGGATCGCCGACGCGACAAGCATCGGCGTCGACGACGACACCGCCGCGGCACCGTCGACAGGCGAGCCGACGCCCGTCGCGGGTCTCAGCTATCCCGAGACCCTGCCTGCCCGCGACGCCGCACCGGCGCCCGTGGCGGCAGGTGCGGCGAGTGACCTCGCGAGCACGACCACGCCCGCACCGACTCCGCCACCGTCCGTGGAGCCGACGCCGGCTCCGACGGAACTCGCGAAGGCTGCGCCTCCGACGCCAGCACCGCCTCCCGCCACACCGGCTGCCGCTCCAACTGCCACACCAGCGGCACCACCTGCCCCCGCGGAGGATGGCGGGTTCACGGTGCAGGTGACGGCGCTGAAGAACAGGCCCGAGGCCGACGCCATCGCGCAGCGGCTGCAGTCGCGCGGCTACAAGGCCTATGTCGTGGCGCCGCCCGCCGGGGGGCAGGTGATCTACAAGGTGCGCGTCGGGATGGACCTGCAGCGGCAGGAAGCCGACGCGGTCATGCGTCGCCTGCAGAAGGAAGAGAAGTTCAAGCCCTGGATTACGCGCTAG